In the Kribbella sp. NBC_00482 genome, one interval contains:
- a CDS encoding ParA family protein yields MIIVTAALKGGVGKTTTSVYLAALASSNRRTATLIDADPQGSAADWIAESEDDQLNRIEIAEAPTERLLSKAVDKVPPEGIGIVDMPPSHERMLNKALERARIVVIPTRVGGVETPRVKAVLELVPDDVPVGLVICSARTYTRSYQEAMQQYAQENIPVWGTIPERVSITAGPTGPLAADGLESYKKVWRKILAAART; encoded by the coding sequence ATGATCATCGTGACAGCTGCACTGAAGGGCGGGGTCGGGAAGACAACCACGTCGGTGTACTTGGCCGCGCTGGCATCCTCCAACCGTCGCACAGCCACTCTGATCGACGCCGATCCGCAGGGTAGCGCCGCGGACTGGATCGCGGAGTCCGAGGACGACCAACTGAACAGGATCGAGATCGCGGAGGCGCCGACCGAGCGCCTGCTGAGCAAGGCGGTGGACAAGGTCCCGCCGGAGGGTATCGGCATCGTCGACATGCCCCCGTCCCACGAGCGGATGCTCAACAAGGCGCTCGAACGGGCCCGGATCGTGGTCATCCCGACCCGCGTTGGCGGCGTCGAGACACCCCGCGTGAAGGCCGTGCTGGAGCTCGTCCCGGACGACGTACCGGTCGGCCTGGTGATCTGCTCGGCGCGTACCTACACGCGTTCGTACCAGGAAGCCATGCAGCAGTACGCCCAGGAGAACATCCCGGTCTGGGGCACCATCCCCGAGCGGGTCTCGATCACCGCCGGGCCGACCGGACCGCTCGCGGCCGACGGCCTCGAGTCCTACAAGAAGGTCTGGCGCAAGATCCTCGCCGCCGCACGGACCTGA
- a CDS encoding BTAD domain-containing putative transcriptional regulator, translating into MYFGVLGPLLVRTDTGVPVAVPDTKVRTLLLDLLANQGRPVSADRLIDDLWGTRPPRNATGTLQARVSQLRTTLDRAEPGARSLVQHGPAGYTLTADVVDSNLFEQHVRTGRLPEALALWRGQPYADHEFARATREHLEDLYLTAIEQLSDRGDDVLRQTIALVQQRPLDERLHAVHLKALYRAGRQHEALDQYAELRTALAEELGADPGPELAELHQAILRHEPSLRRPTALPEPLNDLIGRADTLAEAQEQLAGNRLMTLVGPGGVGKTRLALELGRNATNACLVELAPLRQGDVLDALATALGLRDESTDLLPRLLDSLSSRQLLLILDNCEHLDLADLVRRLLAAAPGLRVLATSREPLGLTGERVLDVPPLTAAAAEELFQARAGVTDDVTAICERLDGIPLALELAATRVRALGVQGLAKRLDDRFRLLTGGKGGPERQRTLRATIDWSWDLLDAEERQMLRRLAVQAGTFSPEAAAEVSDLPEQLLLALVDKSLVVASGGRYRLLESVAAYSLERLSEAGEETAVRNRHAAYYLALARQADLHGPGQREWLLRLDQEAANFRAAPPSLELATALAWYRYLRGRLGEARRTLAAALALPDQEPALRAQAMVWLAGMAATDAQATDVAEAGEEALRAVGDDPRALWFLTMTRWAYGDAEVLFTRIDRTIEAFTERGDRWGLAAALSTRSQLHIVRADLGAMRRDSLRSLELFDALDDDWGRLQATYALIVAAEISGDYPTATAYLEDAVRRAEDLGLWAEVSFRTAGLGRIALLTGDYARADELHERARQLAIEQSNKSAEEYAEVGLGLAARRQGRLDDAERHFTKWLRWLTQIGGTPGIAFITNQLGYIAEQRGDLTTARTLHQRALELARRFGDQRAIALALEGLAGAAEDPGRALELLAEAAALRQQIGVPLPPGERFDVDRITSRAKRGKH; encoded by the coding sequence ATGTACTTCGGGGTGCTCGGGCCGCTGCTCGTGCGGACGGACACCGGCGTACCGGTCGCAGTACCCGACACGAAGGTCCGGACGCTGCTCCTCGACCTGCTGGCGAACCAGGGCCGGCCTGTCAGCGCGGACCGGCTGATCGACGACCTGTGGGGCACCCGACCGCCGCGCAACGCGACCGGCACGCTGCAGGCCCGCGTGTCCCAACTGCGCACCACACTGGACCGTGCCGAGCCTGGCGCTCGCAGCCTCGTCCAGCACGGCCCGGCCGGCTACACGCTGACCGCAGACGTTGTCGACAGCAACCTCTTCGAGCAGCACGTTCGGACGGGTCGGCTACCGGAGGCGCTCGCGTTGTGGCGTGGACAGCCGTACGCCGACCACGAGTTCGCCCGAGCGACCCGCGAGCACCTGGAGGACCTGTACCTCACGGCGATCGAGCAACTGTCCGACCGCGGCGACGACGTACTGCGACAGACGATCGCGCTGGTCCAGCAGCGCCCTCTCGACGAGCGACTGCACGCCGTACACCTCAAGGCGCTCTACCGGGCAGGGCGCCAGCATGAGGCGCTCGACCAGTACGCCGAGCTTCGGACCGCGCTGGCCGAGGAGCTCGGTGCCGACCCCGGACCCGAGCTGGCCGAGCTGCATCAGGCGATCCTCCGGCACGAGCCGTCGCTCCGACGCCCGACCGCACTCCCGGAACCGCTCAACGATTTGATCGGCCGGGCGGACACGCTGGCCGAGGCGCAGGAGCAACTGGCCGGCAACCGGCTCATGACGCTGGTCGGTCCCGGTGGAGTCGGAAAGACGCGTCTGGCGTTGGAGCTCGGCCGCAACGCGACCAACGCCTGCCTGGTCGAGCTCGCTCCGCTGCGGCAGGGCGACGTACTGGACGCGCTGGCCACCGCACTAGGTCTCCGCGACGAGTCAACCGACCTCCTCCCGCGGCTGCTCGATTCACTCAGCAGCAGGCAGCTACTGCTCATCCTCGACAACTGCGAGCACCTGGACCTGGCAGACCTCGTACGGCGATTGCTCGCAGCAGCTCCCGGTCTACGCGTACTCGCGACCAGTCGGGAGCCTCTCGGCCTGACTGGTGAGCGTGTGCTCGACGTGCCGCCCCTGACAGCAGCAGCCGCAGAAGAGCTGTTCCAGGCCCGGGCTGGTGTCACCGACGACGTGACTGCGATCTGCGAACGGCTCGACGGCATCCCGCTCGCATTGGAGCTGGCGGCAACCCGTGTGCGCGCACTGGGCGTCCAAGGCCTGGCCAAGCGTCTGGACGACCGCTTCCGGTTGCTGACCGGTGGCAAGGGTGGTCCGGAGCGCCAGCGCACACTGCGGGCGACGATCGACTGGAGCTGGGACCTGCTGGACGCGGAGGAGCGCCAGATGCTCCGGAGACTCGCGGTCCAGGCCGGCACGTTCTCACCGGAGGCCGCTGCCGAGGTGAGCGATCTGCCCGAACAGCTCCTGCTGGCGCTGGTCGACAAGTCGCTGGTGGTGGCGAGCGGCGGCCGGTATCGACTGCTCGAGTCTGTCGCTGCCTACAGTCTGGAGCGGCTGAGCGAGGCCGGCGAGGAGACGGCAGTCCGGAACCGGCACGCGGCGTACTACCTCGCGCTCGCGCGCCAGGCCGACCTGCACGGCCCCGGCCAGCGGGAGTGGCTGCTGCGGCTCGACCAGGAGGCAGCGAACTTCCGGGCGGCCCCGCCCTCACTCGAGCTCGCGACGGCGCTCGCCTGGTACCGGTACCTGCGCGGCCGGCTCGGCGAAGCACGTCGTACGCTCGCCGCCGCCCTCGCACTGCCCGACCAGGAGCCGGCGCTCCGGGCGCAGGCCATGGTCTGGCTGGCGGGCATGGCGGCGACCGACGCCCAGGCCACCGATGTCGCAGAAGCCGGTGAGGAAGCGTTGCGGGCCGTCGGCGACGACCCGCGCGCGCTCTGGTTCCTGACGATGACCCGATGGGCGTACGGCGACGCGGAGGTGCTGTTCACCCGGATCGACCGGACGATCGAGGCGTTCACCGAACGCGGCGACCGCTGGGGGCTCGCGGCGGCACTGAGCACCCGGTCGCAGCTGCACATCGTGCGTGCGGATCTGGGCGCCATGCGCCGGGACAGCCTGCGGAGCCTCGAGCTGTTCGACGCGCTCGACGACGACTGGGGCCGGCTGCAGGCGACGTACGCGCTGATCGTGGCCGCCGAGATCAGTGGTGACTATCCGACCGCCACGGCGTACCTGGAGGACGCGGTCCGGCGTGCGGAGGATCTCGGGTTGTGGGCGGAGGTCTCGTTCCGCACCGCGGGCCTGGGGCGGATCGCGCTGCTGACCGGCGACTACGCGCGGGCCGACGAGCTGCACGAGCGGGCCCGGCAGTTGGCGATCGAGCAGTCCAACAAGTCGGCCGAGGAGTACGCCGAGGTCGGCCTCGGCCTGGCCGCGCGCCGCCAGGGCCGCCTCGACGACGCCGAGCGGCACTTCACCAAGTGGCTCAGGTGGCTGACGCAGATCGGCGGCACCCCTGGCATCGCGTTCATCACCAACCAACTCGGCTACATCGCCGAACAGCGCGGCGACCTCACGACCGCCCGCACGCTGCACCAGCGCGCACTGGAGCTCGCCCGCCGGTTCGGTGACCAGCGGGCGATCGCACTCGCCCTCGAAGGGCTGGCCGGCGCGGCCGAGGATCCCGGCCGCGCCCTCGAACTGCTCGCCGAAGCGGCAGCGCTACGTCAGCAGATCGGCGTACCGCTGCCGCCAGGTGAACGCTTCGACGTGGACCGAATTACTTCCCGAGCAAAGCGAGGGAAGCATTAA
- a CDS encoding RNA polymerase sigma factor produces the protein MADLDEQLIRAAQQGDVDALTALVADSHPTVRRLARTLCATPEDAEDAAQEALIILYRKIGMLRATSALTSWMFRIIRNECIRRARAVLRDQPMAAQTAPSAEEEALRQLEAQAVAAAIAQLPADQRSVLILRDVQGYSGPMVAKALGLTVPAMKSRLHRARSTVRESLGAPT, from the coding sequence GTGGCTGACCTCGACGAACAGCTGATCCGCGCCGCTCAGCAGGGCGACGTCGACGCCCTCACGGCACTCGTCGCGGACTCGCATCCGACCGTACGGCGGCTCGCCCGGACGCTGTGCGCGACACCGGAGGACGCCGAGGACGCGGCGCAGGAGGCGTTGATCATCCTGTACCGCAAGATCGGCATGCTCCGCGCGACGAGCGCCCTCACGTCGTGGATGTTCCGCATCATCCGCAACGAGTGCATCCGCCGAGCACGCGCCGTACTGCGCGACCAGCCAATGGCCGCCCAGACGGCGCCCTCGGCGGAGGAGGAGGCGCTGCGCCAACTGGAGGCGCAGGCAGTTGCCGCAGCCATCGCGCAACTGCCGGCCGACCAGCGCAGCGTCCTGATCCTCCGCGACGTCCAGGGCTACAGCGGCCCGATGGTCGCCAAGGCCCTCGGCCTCACGGTCCCTGCCATGAAGTCCCGTCTGCACCGCGCCCGCAGCACCGTGCGCGAATCCCTGGGAGCCCCCACATGA
- a CDS encoding NAD(P)-dependent oxidoreductase, whose translation MSSREAVTVIGLGSMGSMMARTFVAAGHPTTVWNRTPGKTDGLGAVPAATAAEAVAASKVVVISQVDYGAMFDSLADADLRGRVLFNLSSDSPERLRKATEWVVERGGTLVTGGIMVPPPGIGQPGSYVFYAGPEEALAAHQATLEVLGRVDHVGTDPGQAMLYYQAMLNIFWSTLISYFYSASLVGNAEQLRPYVATMLTDLAEDGPMGFLRILTAELESGEHPGAENNLHMQAVGAEHVVQAFAEAGLDATVPSAVAALFARADAAGYGADGLSALVELVRKPS comes from the coding sequence ATGAGTTCACGTGAAGCAGTGACAGTGATCGGGCTCGGTTCGATGGGGTCCATGATGGCCAGGACGTTCGTCGCGGCCGGCCATCCGACCACCGTCTGGAACCGGACGCCCGGCAAGACGGACGGTCTGGGAGCGGTACCGGCGGCGACCGCGGCCGAGGCGGTGGCCGCGAGCAAGGTCGTGGTGATCAGTCAGGTCGACTACGGCGCGATGTTCGATTCGCTGGCCGACGCGGACCTGCGGGGGCGGGTCCTGTTCAACCTCAGCTCGGACAGCCCGGAGCGGTTGCGGAAGGCGACTGAATGGGTGGTCGAGCGCGGCGGGACGCTGGTGACCGGCGGCATCATGGTGCCGCCACCGGGGATCGGCCAGCCCGGGTCGTACGTGTTCTACGCCGGTCCTGAGGAGGCCCTCGCCGCACACCAGGCGACGTTGGAGGTGCTCGGCCGGGTCGACCACGTCGGCACCGACCCCGGCCAGGCGATGCTCTACTACCAGGCCATGCTGAACATCTTCTGGTCCACGTTGATCAGCTACTTCTACTCGGCGAGCCTGGTCGGCAACGCCGAACAACTACGCCCGTACGTCGCGACGATGCTCACCGACCTGGCCGAGGACGGTCCTATGGGCTTCCTCCGCATCCTGACCGCGGAACTGGAATCCGGTGAACATCCCGGCGCTGAGAACAACCTCCACATGCAGGCCGTCGGGGCCGAGCACGTCGTACAGGCGTTCGCCGAGGCAGGCCTCGACGCAACCGTGCCGAGCGCGGTGGCCGCACTGTTCGCCCGCGCAGACGCCGCAGGGTACGGCGCCGACGGCCTGAGCGCGCTGGTCGAACTCGTCCGGAAGCCCAGCTAG
- a CDS encoding ABC transporter substrate-binding protein, which produces MKKLRYAGVLTAVALALAGCGGEKVGADQPAAGGKDCGTFNLTVSPWVGYEANAAVVAYVATKDLGCTVVKKNLKEEIAWQGFSTGEVDVNLENWGHEDLKKKYITTDKVAVEAGSTGVKGVIGWYVPPWMAAKYPDITDWKNLNKYAALFKTSESGGKGQLLDGDPSYVTNDEALVKNLALNYKVVQSGSETALIQAFRDAEKNKRPLLAYFYEPQWFFNEVKLVKINLPAYKAGCDADPAKIACDYPPYDLDKIVSKKFADSGSPAYDLVKNFKWTNEDQNAVARMIAVDKLTPDQAAEKWVKDNQSKVNAWLGRR; this is translated from the coding sequence GTGAAGAAACTCCGGTACGCCGGTGTGCTGACGGCGGTCGCGCTCGCGCTGGCCGGGTGCGGTGGGGAGAAGGTCGGCGCGGACCAGCCGGCGGCCGGGGGGAAGGACTGCGGCACGTTCAACCTGACCGTGAGCCCGTGGGTCGGGTACGAGGCGAACGCCGCCGTGGTGGCGTACGTCGCGACCAAGGACCTCGGCTGCACCGTGGTGAAGAAGAACCTCAAGGAGGAGATCGCCTGGCAGGGCTTCTCCACCGGCGAGGTGGACGTGAACCTGGAGAACTGGGGCCACGAGGACCTGAAGAAGAAGTACATCACCACCGACAAGGTCGCGGTCGAGGCCGGCTCCACCGGGGTCAAAGGCGTGATCGGCTGGTACGTACCGCCGTGGATGGCCGCCAAGTACCCGGACATCACCGACTGGAAGAACCTCAACAAGTACGCCGCTCTGTTCAAGACGTCGGAGTCCGGCGGCAAGGGGCAGCTGCTCGACGGCGACCCGTCGTACGTGACGAACGACGAGGCGCTGGTGAAGAACCTGGCGCTGAACTACAAGGTCGTGCAGAGCGGCAGCGAGACCGCGCTGATCCAGGCGTTCCGGGACGCGGAGAAGAACAAGCGGCCGCTGCTCGCGTACTTCTACGAGCCGCAGTGGTTCTTCAACGAGGTCAAGCTGGTGAAGATCAACCTGCCCGCGTACAAGGCCGGCTGCGACGCCGACCCGGCGAAGATCGCCTGCGACTACCCGCCGTACGACCTCGACAAGATCGTCTCGAAGAAGTTCGCCGACTCCGGTAGCCCGGCGTACGACCTGGTCAAGAACTTCAAGTGGACCAACGAGGACCAGAACGCCGTCGCCCGCATGATCGCGGTCGACAAACTCACCCCCGACCAGGCGGCCGAGAAGTGGGTCAAGGACAACCAATCCAAGGTCAACGCCTGGCTCGGACGGCGTTAA